The Negativicutes bacterium region TGATTTTAACGGCAATTGATTCTAAAGACGCGGAAATTCATTTTTTACCTGGTGGTACAATTACCAATTTAACATTGATTGCTCATATTTTAAGGCCATATCAAGCCGTTATTTCGGCGAATACTGCACATATTAATATTCATGAAACTGGAGCAATTGAAGCTAGTGGACATAAAATTCTAGATATTATAACACCGGATGGTAAGTTAACGCCGGAATTAATAAAACCGATATTGGAACAACATGAAAATGAACACTGGGTACAACCTAAAATGGTGTTTATCTCTAACCCTACTGAAATTGGCACTATTTATTCCAAACAAGAAATAGAAAATCTTTATACATATTGTCAAGAACAAGGCTTATTGCTATATTTAGACGGTGCAAGATTGGCGATGGGCCTTACAGCACAAGATAGTGATTTGAAATTGACAGATTTACCGAAGTTAGTGGATGCATTTTATATAGGTGGCACAAAAGTAGGGGCGTTGTTTGGAGAAGCCTTGGTTTTAATCAATGACAAGCTGAAAGCTGATTTTCGCTTTACTATGAAACAACGTGGTTCAATTATGGCTAAAGGATGGTTGTTAGGCATACAGTTTAAAGAGCTTTTTACGGATAATTTATATTTAAAATTGGGCGACCATACCAATAAGAT contains the following coding sequences:
- a CDS encoding threonine aldolase translates to MYSFKNDYSESVHHNILTAISALGLKQNDGYGMDDYCAVAKEMILTAIDSKDAEIHFLPGGTITNLTLIAHILRPYQAVISANTAHINIHETGAIEASGHKILDIITPDGKLTPELIKPILEQHENEHWVQPKMVFISNPTEIGTIYSKQEIENLYTYCQEQGLLLYLDGARLAMGLTAQDSDLKLTDLPKLVDAFYIGGTKVGALFGEALVLINDKLKADFRFTMKQRGSIMAKGWLLGIQFKELFTDNLYLKLGDHTNKMAALLQEIIAEQGFSFLVKPQSNQLFPILPNWLIAEISKHYLISTWSKIDADNTCVRFCTSWATKKEEILEFKEFLKQAVTNTKP